From bacterium, a single genomic window includes:
- a CDS encoding DUF2283 domain-containing protein, whose amino-acid sequence MRIKYDPEIDAMYIYLEDRNKEVTPIRINEDVAIDIGEKERVVGIEILNASKYFKIKSKKPEIKVENLLVSSKK is encoded by the coding sequence ATGAGGATAAAATATGACCCTGAAATAGATGCGATGTACATATATTTAGAAGATAGGAATAAAGAAGTGACACCAATAAGAATAAATGAAGATGTAGCAATTGATATAGGAGAAAAAGAAAGAGTCGTGGGGATTGAAATACTTAATGCTTCAAAATATTTTAAGATAAAGAGTAAAAAGCCAGAGATTAAAGTTGAGAATTTGTTAGTCAGTAGTAAAAAATAG
- a CDS encoding divergent polysaccharide deacetylase family protein, whose amino-acid sequence MKKENNCSFFVPLLLFLILCILITGIKLLYKFTEKGKVEKKEEVTEFYPPEIKPEVPRKFEKKKLKGKGEVAIIIDDVGWNLSIIEEVKKINQPLTLSLLPKAPYSKKILDELKDKNYELLLHLPLEPSPPSQCLDKGLIKTDMTDEEIKKIFEDNVNEFLPYIKGINNHMGSLYTVNEEKMKILLENMKEKNLFFVDSLTNSKSCGFKIAKELGIKTGKRDIFLDISPDPEEVNKKIDELIEIAKEKGNAIAIGHAKTSTINVLKNRITDFEENGIKIVPVSSLLE is encoded by the coding sequence TGAAAAAAGAGAATAATTGTTCCTTTTTTGTTCCACTTCTTTTATTTTTGATTTTGTGTATTTTAATTACAGGGATAAAACTTCTTTATAAATTTACAGAAAAAGGGAAAGTTGAAAAAAAAGAAGAAGTTACAGAGTTTTATCCTCCAGAAATAAAACCTGAAGTACCGAGAAAATTTGAAAAGAAAAAATTGAAGGGGAAGGGTGAAGTGGCTATTATAATTGATGATGTTGGATGGAATTTATCTATAATAGAAGAAGTTAAAAAAATAAATCAACCACTTACGCTTTCACTTTTACCAAAAGCGCCCTACAGTAAAAAAATTTTAGATGAATTAAAAGATAAAAATTATGAATTACTTTTACATCTTCCTCTTGAACCATCACCACCATCTCAATGTCTTGACAAAGGGCTAATAAAAACTGATATGACAGATGAAGAAATAAAAAAAATTTTTGAAGATAATGTCAATGAATTTTTACCCTATATTAAAGGTATTAACAATCATATGGGCTCTCTATATACAGTAAATGAAGAAAAAATGAAAATTCTACTTGAAAATATGAAAGAAAAAAACTTATTTTTTGTTGATAGTTTGACGAATTCAAAAAGTTGTGGATTTAAAATTGCAAAAGAATTAGGAATAAAAACAGGTAAGAGAGATATTTTTCTTGACATATCACCTGACCCTGAAGAAGTAAATAAAAAAATAGATGAATTAATAGAAATAGCAAAAGAGAAAGGAAATGCAATTGCAATTGGGCATGCTAAAACATCTACAATAAATGTGTTAAAAAACAGGATAACTGATTTTGAGGAAAACGGTATTAAGATTGTTCCTGTTTCATCTCTTTTAGAATGA
- a CDS encoding DUF4258 domain-containing protein — protein sequence MKIIFSRHAEDRIKERGATKEEIFKTIKEGEQLPVKEGRVAYKKNFQYNKKWKGKYYTTKQVIVITKKEGDNLIVITVFTFYIGGKNEDKI from the coding sequence TTGAAAATTATTTTTTCAAGGCATGCAGAGGATAGAATAAAAGAAAGAGGGGCAACAAAAGAAGAAATATTTAAAACAATCAAAGAAGGAGAACAACTACCAGTAAAAGAAGGAAGAGTTGCTTACAAGAAGAATTTTCAATATAATAAAAAGTGGAAAGGGAAATATTATACCACAAAACAAGTTATAGTTATAACAAAAAAGGAAGGGGATAATTTAATAGTAATAACAGTTTTTACATTTTATATTGGAGGAAAAAATGAGGATAAAATATGA
- the tsaD gene encoding tRNA (adenosine(37)-N6)-threonylcarbamoyltransferase complex transferase subunit TsaD, with the protein MIVIGIETSCDETGIGIIKDKKIFANIVASQEDIHTVYGGVVPELASRAHLIRIDNLFNLAIEKSGIRIEDIDIIGVTNHPGLKGSLLVGVSFACGLSYRLKKPIYFVNHLHAHLSVNFLNEEVEFPALGFVISGGHTSFFYIENYTSFKEIGRTLDDACGETFDKVGRILDFPFPSGPYIEKKAQNGDENKIKFPIPLISPNSLNFSFSGLKTSVLYYVKKYGKKNIPDICASFQKTIGDLLSKKIKTAIKKYNVKSFILGGGVVSNSYLQKRIREVIPINIKVFIPEKNLCIDNGVMVACMAYFMNKDNKPKDINKINVIPTK; encoded by the coding sequence ATGATAGTTATTGGTATTGAAACATCCTGTGATGAAACAGGAATTGGGATAATAAAAGACAAAAAGATATTTGCTAATATTGTTGCTTCTCAAGAAGATATTCATACTGTTTATGGAGGAGTTGTTCCTGAACTTGCAAGTAGAGCACATTTGATAAGGATAGATAATCTTTTTAACTTAGCAATTGAAAAAAGTGGAATAAGAATTGAAGATATTGATATTATAGGGGTGACAAATCATCCAGGACTTAAAGGTTCATTACTTGTTGGAGTTTCTTTTGCCTGTGGGCTATCTTATAGATTGAAAAAACCAATTTATTTTGTAAATCATTTACATGCACACCTTTCAGTAAATTTTTTAAATGAAGAAGTTGAATTTCCTGCTCTTGGTTTTGTTATTTCAGGAGGGCATACAAGTTTTTTTTATATAGAAAATTATACAAGTTTTAAAGAAATTGGAAGAACTCTTGATGATGCTTGTGGAGAAACATTTGATAAAGTTGGTAGAATTCTTGATTTTCCTTTTCCATCTGGACCATATATTGAAAAAAAAGCACAGAATGGAGATGAAAATAAAATAAAATTTCCAATTCCGCTTATTTCTCCTAATTCTCTTAATTTCAGTTTTAGTGGTTTGAAAACATCTGTTCTTTATTACGTTAAAAAATATGGCAAAAAAAATATTCCAGATATTTGTGCTTCTTTTCAGAAAACAATTGGTGATTTATTAAGTAAAAAGATTAAAACTGCTATCAAAAAATATAATGTTAAGTCATTTATTTTGGGTGGCGGAGTTGTGAGTAATTCATATCTTCAAAAAAGAATAAGGGAAGTAATTCCTATAAATATAAAAGTATTTATCCCTGAAAAAAATTTATGTATTGACAATGGAGTTATGGTTGCATGTATGGCTTATTTTATGAATAAAGATAATAAACCAAAAGATATAAATAAAATAAATGTAATTCCTACGAAATAA
- a CDS encoding RHS repeat protein — protein MIYDQLGNLIEKNLPNGIKEQYNYDDMGRLICKIYFKKG, from the coding sequence ATGATATATGACCAACTTGGGAATTTAATAGAGAAAAACTTGCCAAATGGAATAAAAGAGCAGTATAATTATGATGATATGGGAAGGTTGATATGCAAAATATATTTTAAGAAAGGATAA